From one Nilaparvata lugens isolate BPH chromosome 2, ASM1435652v1, whole genome shotgun sequence genomic stretch:
- the LOC111046078 gene encoding uncharacterized protein LOC111046078: MDPKHTITSTNLTRTMLALLVTLSLLASNAEGGILSRSDNDIQSAFATGQTVDRQSQTVDRLSTDSGETREPPVTSSDLPKQIPAPPQPPFASTPHYEQQIARFVWETPHFNTPYPPVIQT, translated from the coding sequence ATGGATCCTAAACATACAATCACCTCCACaaatctgacacgaacaatgcTGGCCCTGCTCGTCACTTTGAGCCTGCTAGCAAGCAACGCCGAGGGCGGCATACTATCCAGATCCGACAACGACATTCAGTCCGCCTTCGCCACGGGACAGACCGTTGACAGACAGTCACAGACAGTCGACAGACTCTCCACAGACAGCGGCGAGACTCGCGAACCCCCCGTAACATCCAGCGACCTACCCAAGCAGATCCCCGCCCCGCCGCAACCGCCGTTCGCGTCCACCCCCCACTACGAGCAACAGATCGCCCGTTTCGTGTGGGAGACGCCGCATTTCAATACGCCCTATCCACCGGTCATTCAAACGTAA